TCAAGTACGTTTTGGAACACCACCCAAGATACGTTGTCTTGGCTTCTCACTTGGGTAGACCAAACGGTGaaagaaacgaaaaatACTCTTTGGCTCCAGTTGCTAAGGAATTGCAATCATTGTTGGGTAAGGATGTCACCTTCTTGAACGACTGTGTCGGTCCAGAAGTTGAAGCCGCTGTCAAGGCTTCTGCCCCAGGTTCCGTTATTTTGTTGGAAAACTTGCGTTACCACatcgaagaagaaggttcCAGAAAGGTCGATGGTCAAAAGGTCAAGGCTTCCAAGGAAGATGTTCAAAAGTTCAGACACGAATTGAGCTCTTTGGCTGATGTTTACATCAACGATGCCTTCGGTACCGCTCACAGAGCTCACTCTTCTATGGTCGGTTTCGACTTGCCACAACGTGCTGCCGGTTTCTTGTTGGAAAAGGAATTGAAGTACTTCGGTAAGGCTTTGGAGAACCCAACCAGACCATTCTTGGCCATCTTAGGTGGTGCCAAGGTTGCTGACAAGATTCAATTGATTGACAACTTGTTGGACAAGGTCGACTCTATCAtcattggtggtggtatGGCTTTCACCTTCAAGAAGGTTTTGGAAAACACTGAAATCGGTGACTCCATCTTCGACAAGGCTGGTGCTGAAATCGTTCCAAAGTTGATGGAAAAGGCCAAGGCCAAGGGTGTCGAAGTCGTCTTGCCAGTCGACTTCATCATTGCTGATGCTTTCTCTGCTGATGCCAACACCAAGACTGTCACTGACAAGGAAGGTATTCCAGCTGGCTGGCAAGGGTTGGACAATGGTCCAGAATCTAGAAAGTTGTTTGCTGCTACTGTTGCAAAGGCTAAGACCATTGTCTGGAACGGTCCACCAGGTGTTTTCGAATTCGAAAAGTTCGCTGCTGGTACTAAGGCTTTGTTAGACGAAGTTGTCAAGAGCTCTGCTGCTGGTAACACCGTCAtcattggtggtggtgaCACTGCCACTGTCGCTAAGAAGTACGGTGTCACTGACAAGATCTCCCATGTCTCTACTGGTGGTGGTGCTTCTTTGGAATTATTGGAAGGTAAGGAATTGCCAGGTGTTGCTTTCTTATccgaaaagaaataaattgAATTGAATTGAAATCGATagatcaatttttttcttttctctttcccCATCCTTTACGCTAAAATAATagtttattttattttttgaatattttttatttatatacgtatatataGACTATTATTTATCTTTTAATGATTATTAagatttttattaaaaaaaaattcgcTCCTCTTTTAATGCCTTTAtgcagtttttttttcccattCGATATTTCTATGTTCGGGTTCAGCGTATTTTAAGTTTAATAACTCGAAAATTCTGCGTTCGTTAAAGCTTTCGAGAAGGATATTATTTCGAAATAAACCGTGTTGTGTAAGCTTGAAGCCTTTTTGCGCTGCCAATATTCTTATCCATCTATTGTACTCTTTAGATCCAGTATAGTGTATTCTTCCTGCTCCAAGCTCATCCCACTtgcaacaaaaaaagtctAATCTTCTGCAATAATTTCCATCCTTGGCATTCAGAGACATATATTGGTCAATCggttttaattttgtttcttcttcttcttcttcttcaattaaCAATGTGccttcatcatttttcatttctttcaGTTCTTCTAATTCTCTTGGAGACAATTTGACTCccatgaaaaatttcttgattaTCTCAGAAGAATACCAcctctttctttctccATACCCAACAATCTTCGCTGTACGAAATCTCTCCACTATTCTTTTTAAGAATAGCTTTTCCAAGTTTGGCGTTAGCTGTAAAAAACAATGGATATAGCCATCCTTGTACAACTTAATACAAAGCGTTTCCATGATTTTTGCCAACTCGGTCGTGTCATTACAAAACggcttgaaaaataaaagatcAATGTCACCACACTTGGAATAGCCCCTATTATAACTTCCCTGTAATTCGACTTGGCATTCAGGATCAATGCCACGCAGCGCTTTTTGAACCTTCTTTAAATGTGTGAAACATTCATTCCGAGACATCTTGCATAACCAATCGTCGTAATATGACCAACCAAATAAAATTGTCCAATCTGATACAAACTCCTCTGGGTCCTTCTTAGCTGCAACACAAAagctttcaaaatttagaaGATTCCAGCGTTTAGCAATTTCCGACCCAATGCCGTaacaatttttgaagtattTCAACTTGTCTTCTAATCCCACTGAATCATTTAAACCTGGTAAAACTCCCGTATCTAATATAActtgtatttttttggcaATACTAGGCCCGATATTCCTTAATTTAGTATGTGCTTCTTCACCGGAACGAACATTGAAATCGCAATTTTCCATCGACTGTTTAGCCAGTCTATAACTTCTTGCACGAAATTTCTCACCTTCGAtctcatatttttttgttaaccTTTTCAACGCTCCGATAATCAAttcattgtttttgtaCTTCGTTTTGTCAGTAACAAGGGAAGCTCTTCCTTTATCCCCCTGTAAGAGTCGCTTAAGAGGTTTTGAAGCTTGTATCATATCTTTATTGTTGCTGTCATCATTCCTTTCACTTTCTACGTCAGTTGAAATCTCACTCTCTTTATCAGTAGAACTTTGTCCGTCATCAGCGTTATCTGATATAACGATAATGGATGGTTGAAATTTAATCAAATCATCTTTTTGAAACGCAAATTTATCATTCTGGACCCACTTTGTGATGCAACTGGTTTTCACACATTGAATGCCTGACTGTTCAATCTTACCAAGAAATTCATCGACATCATTTAAGCCTGCTTCCCTTTGGAAAATATCTTTCTGAGTCAAATGCATATCAGAATCAACAAAGGAGTCCTCAATCAAAATGACCACTTCCTTACGGCTAGATTGAAGACAATTTTGAATACTTGACACAATTGTGGCGCCCTTTTTCTCCAATATACTCTTAAAGAACTTATTGGAAGATGTGTTAGGATTAGGTAAAAAGGCGAAAAATTTACCCTTTAGAGACATGTGCGATTTGTCTAACAGGTCGCATGTTTATCCTTTACTTATTATCACTGTGACATATAAGTTCTTTGCAAGCCCTTAAAATTATTAGCCCCATGTATTTGAACATCTCAAAGTAATTTTAGACCGAGACCGATTACGGAGATAGAAGAATAGTGCAAGTGAAATACTATTTTATCTTTacttaaaaaagaaaaaacaggaGGAAAATTAGCGGTATTCCATTATTATTAGCACTGCAACGTCCTGGTTATATAAATTTGAATATACAGGATTTCATCCGTTTCTACATTTTTGTTACCTGCATGATCAAATCTTTTAAAGAGTCCCAGGATTTCACAAGGTAGGCACCTTTACCGCCTTCCTTTTCACAAAACTGTAACCACGCTGGACCATTATCAGCTTCAAAACTCGAGATTTTATCCTTTGGGATACCAATAATCTTTTCGGTAATTTTTATGAATTTGGAAGGATTTTCTTGCGGGTTTATTAGCAGTACACCATTAGTAGATGGATGTAATATGGACAACAAGTCAGTCTCACTATCCCCTATATACCAATAGCTGCAAGAATTTCCTTCTTTATTGCAACCTGAGTCGATCTTATCTAATATTTCACCCAGTATCTTGACCTTATCAGAGCCTGTCAATAACCGACAATCAAATTCACCATTGTAGCTTTGAGAACACTTGTCACTAACTTTTTTTAGATCGttacaaaaaatatgacTATTTTTAAGTCTTCTGTCACCAATGACTTCATGAATAAACTCTTTTGACCAATTTATAGATAAAACGTAAAAATcactttcaaaatttttgacaaCTGAAGAGCAAAACGTTTTGAAACCATCTCTTAGTAAACAATCTTCGTGATTCTGATCTCTGGCGAACGTTTTCATTTGATCCAAAGAAATCGACTTAAAAATCTGTTGTTTTGTAATTTCATTTACACTATTTAACTCAACAACCCTGTtatgattttgatattttaattCGTCCGCAAACAACTTATTGAAGTTAGACTGCGAAATTATCGTAGGTACGCCTGAAGATAACAACGGCAGTGATCTCGTTCCATTGTATTTGTATTTATGGTATCCGTCCATATATGTCTTGGTAAAATGACCCCACTCAGGTTTCAACCGCGGGTTCAGTAGATACGGTAATTTAGCAATGGTGCAGATTGTGTCAACTCTTGTGATTGTTTCATCAAAATCTGAAATAATAATGGTTTTCATATCCTCCACTGTTCGCTTCTGGTTACTGCAATTGTTAAATGCATTGGCTCGATTGTCAACATTGCTTTGTGCGAAGAAAGGTCGcttttaaagaaaacgaTAAGAACTAACCTCTAActacataataataagaaaaaagtatacAGATAAACAAGCTCAGTAGTAAtacataaaataaaaagttttgCAAATCGATTGTCCACACACTTCTATATCAATTCCAACTAAGAAAACGAAGGAACCGACTCAAACCGGTGTAAAAGCTAGGCTTTCAATCTCTGCTCCTCCAAACAAAACTAGTGCTTGATATCACATCCAATTAAATTACGTAAATAATTTTAGAGTGACACCATCGTACAAAGAGGGCATTAagcttatttttttaattcttatgaaaaaaaaaatgtgaaagagagtagaaaattttcataacGAATCTCTTCTATTCTTATGTACCGTTCCgccaaatttttcatgaaaaaatttgggaaaaagaaaaaaaaaaaaaatagtatatAAAGTAAAAAAGATGCGCAAGCCCGGAATCGAACCGGGGGCCCAACGATGGCAACGTTGGATTTTACCACTAAACCACTTGCGCTAGTAATCTTGATACATGATTCGAGAAAAGCAACAATATTATGTATACGGAATATACTAGGAGTTCTCTTCAAGGATAgaggaatcctcaaaatggaatccatatttctacatactaatattacgattatcccttcttctattttatatgtttcattatcctattacattatcaatccttgcacttcagcttcctctaacttcgatgacagcttctcataacttatgtcatcatcttaacaccgtatatgataatatattgataatataactattagttgatagacgatagtggatttcTATTCCAACAAGAACATCCTTGAAAGGTCGACTATTAACATAAGAATAAGAGAGAGTGTGTGGCCGATGCTGTTGCTATAGCTCGGTCGTAGTTTAACACCACGGCATTATTCAGCTTTAAAACAATTGAATTATAAACCTGCTTTTCTTACTACGAAAAGTGTTTCCCTTTAATAAATCTATTGTACATACTTTACAGTTGATAGTACCTTCACCATAAAAATATGCAAACGCTTTTGTTATTGGGAACAGGAATACCAACCGTTCTCATGGAAAATAGCAAAGTgtaaaagaatttattatCATCGAGTGATAAAGAATATCGCCAGATCTTTACGGATATATATCgctaaaaatatttgtcgCCAATAAAAGATATGTCTAACGCTCCCTTTGCAGGTAGTTTTTTACTGGCATCGCCTTTTTACTGcaaattattgaaaattttcgaGCGAGAAAAAGGAACGAAAAGAGATGAGctaaattcaaatatcaaagtaCTGTCATAAGTGCTTTCTTTATCGACAAATTACAAGCAGAAGAAACATTCACTTCACAATTAAATGTCCGAAAATCACGTTCCTGCCTGGAAAAGAATTGCTTTGAAGAGACAGACTATAAGCAGTGGTGACgaaagtaaagaaaaaggccAATCCAATCTAATAGATGATGATCCACTAAATATCACTACGCATTTATCCACTGGTAATTTgacaaagaaagagaaaaaaagaatcattAATGGTGAGAGCAAATCCTCTACCAAAAAAGGGAAGCGTGTGTCGAAACCAGggacgaagaagaaggaaaaattgtcaaaggatgaaaagaattcgaaaaaaaataaaattcttaAAGATCAATTACGTTACCTGATAGAATTTTTCAGGACAAAGTCTGAGAGCAAGTTTCCCACCGGAATCCTAGAATTGGAAAgtgtaaaagaaaattacgGCGACTCCCTGATCAAAGACGAGCCATCAGAGTCTGGTGTTGTTGAAGTTTGGAAATTTTCCAAGCAAAAGCAAAATTGGCTTATtaagcattttttcaacttggACGAAATCCCCTCAGTATATAATGatcttttgcttttataTTTCAGGGACTTACAAGGtaaatcaaaagaagaactaaTATCAAAATGCAAAGGAAAACTGAAGCAATGGAACGACTATGTGGAAGatcaagaaacaaaaataaaagcgTTAATTGCAGAGGATAAGGCTAGCGAACCAATTAAtggtgaagaaaaagaagaaggtgaaAAAGACGGTAATGCCGAACAAGGGAAGCAAAAAGAGGTACAAGACGAGCAAGAGGAAGTACAAATGCCGAATAAAGAGCTTGTTCAAAGAAGTCTGAAATTACTagaaatttggaagaatgATGACTCGGAGCAGATAGAACTTAAGAATTTCTTCGTTGATGTTTAACATAGAGTTCAACAACGTTGTTCAGTTGTAGTATATATTTTACTGTGAAATACGCTCAAAAAGTAGCGGGATAAATCGTTTCAGGAAGTATAATTTCTTACAAAACTATAACAAGATCGTCTAAGTAACATACATAAAGAAATCAcataaatttttaaaattcgaggtcaaaaaaatcaggTGGATACATAACTTACCTTAAGTTATCAAGATTTTCAGTACACACAATGTGATTACACTGATTTATAAAACCACCTTACGGCCTCTTATAAGTAATAACGTGGCTCATCAAAAACATGGTAGAAGTGACCCCTCTCACCTTCGCCTAAAAACTTATCTGGAAATTTCATGTCCTCATATTCCGGTTCACTCATATGACCGTATTCATACATAGAATCCGAGTGCTCTACTAACGCTTGCTCACTCAAAACTTGGAACTTACCAACTTGTAGCTCCGTATCGGTTATCGTTCCTCTTGCAACTCTAGCATATCCTGTTCTTCTCAAGCCCCTATACAAGATATACTCACACCATCTATCATCGTCAGAAGGATCAATGTCGTGCATTCCGGATGTTTCACTAACGTACGTATTGTAGTTGCCTTCACCTGGATCAACAACTAAGTAACTTAATAAAATAGCTGGGCGAGTCGTATTGCCCATGAGCTTAGCCATGTAGTTACTTTGCAGTCTTCTATCctcttcatcctcttcttgTCCACTATGGAATACAAAGACGTCAACGAGAGTGTCATTGTACGTTTGAAGTGTGGCATGAATGGCTGGCGCAAGTTCCCCAACTGGAGAGGGCAATAAATGATGCGTAGAATTTACGATAGGGAATTTAGAAAGAAGAACACAGCCCCAGGTATGTTTATTTGGACCTGGTCCGAAATCTGCATACATATTCAAATCATGAGCTAGTTTGCTAGTTAGATCCCTGTTCCCCATGGTAATTCTTTGTGTATCTGTTTCTAGTAGACCTACCACATCTAGTTCCATATCTTTAATAAGGTTGATCATTCTGTCTTCAGATGCCCACATATCATTATCGAGACCAAAGTGGATAGTCCAAATACCAGCTGTAATCAACTGAGAATCTGGATGATAAGGCTGAGGAATTCCTGTAGGTCTAATATCATACACGAACCTAGCTGTTAGTGATAGCAGGGCCACggcaaagaagaaaacataaatgaagaattttttgccCATAGTCACCAGTTGAATGTTAAGGTTTTTGCATGTTAAAGCAccaataatgataaatGTGGAAGAAAAGGCAAGAACCGTCTCAATCTTCTCCCTCAGTACCCAGCCCATTGGAACAAATGCGTATGCAACGACCCAAACATGGGCAAGgacaaagataatataaaCGGAGAATGATAGGACATAAACCCATATGTTTTGAACTTGGCCTAATGCAGAAAAATACGAAGGAACTAACCAAAGCATAGCGATAGCGTACAATAAACCACCGAAAATATATTTAGGCCATTGTGTAATGCTTCTAGCTGAAAGTACAGCAGTGGATATGAGAAGCAACAAACATGGAACTAATGGCTTGCCCATAAACTTCACAGAACTCAAAGAAGCAAATAACATGACCGTACAAGTTAAGGCGCCCCAAGGCCATGGCAAGGGACCGTGTGATTCATTGTAACCTTCCCATGCCCAATAAATAGTAGTAGAAGAATCCGTCAATAACTGATGAATTCCGAATAACAACGAGCCAAAACCAACAGCCAAAAATAATTTGCCAATCAACGAAGCAGATTTTGCTTGAGCATTCCTTTTCCCTTCGAAATTAATTGAATTAACATAAGGCGACAGCATGCCGAATAAAACAGTAAGCACGAGAGCTGTCTTATTATACCCACCATTACGTTCATCTAAAATGACCCAAGTTGGATTGTTGGTATAGAACCCCATTTTCAAGATCACAGATGCAACAAGACCTAACAGCCAAGTTAGAGCAAAAGAGAAACTAGTCTCCGCATTTGTGATATATCTTAGATTTTGTACAAACGTTGCAACGGTAATGGAAGTTCCCACAGCTACAGAAATCAACCTTAATTCTGGCATCTGAACAATATAGGCACCAATGGCAATAATACCTCCTAAAAGTACACCATATTGCGTGAAGGCTTCAGAAACGAACGGCAGATATAAGAAAATGGGTCCCAAATAACCCAATATTGCAGCTTCATAACCTGAGATTCCCATATACCATAGCGGGAAATGCCAAATACTACATAACAGGGACGTAACGTTCGaccagaaaagaaaaccgttaaaaatatttgttagtaagtaaaaaaaagagtcaAACCTGAAATATGAACCAGTTGCGCTTCTAGCAACGggtttttccttttcaacCTTCTTTTCACCACTTTTCTGCAATTctgaacttttttcttctccatAATTTATGGGACTAGAGTCTctaatttggaaaaaactGGTATTACCGGGTTTCTCATTAAAAGCGAGAACAATATCtatctttttgaaatcaGCGTAAGCAAATGCATCAAATGCAATATCTAAAAGAATCAGAGACCATTCGAAATAAGCATATATAGAATATGCCCCAGCTCTCTGTTGGACGGAGTGCTGAATGTACCAGTAAATCATCGGGAACAAtgttccaaaaaaaattgtagCAGTCAACCCTTTGTTCTTCGAAGTTAAAGGACTAGAATAGCGGGTAATCATTATATCCCATGGTAACGTTAAAACAATGTATGTGATCATAAATATATCATGAATATCGTGGTCATCTGTACTTGTAATGTATACCCAACCACCGCAAGAGACTGTCCGGAGTACACCGACAAGGAAGCATACCTTAGATTGGTTCAAGTAGTAGTGACCTAGTAGCAGTAAAAATCTTGGAAAAGCAGTTAGAGCTATtaagatttggaaaatagAACGTTCCGGATAGCGGTCCCCGATAGTGGCTGATACACTAGGAAACCACTCATCTGGATACGTATAATGTGCATTGGTTAcaattttatgaaaatgTAATGAATAACCAGTGACCAAAGCTGCAAAGAAGGCGGAGAATGCACAAATAGTATGAGCTATAGGGATGATCTTCCCATTGATGATCAGCATAACTGGCGGTGGATACCTTCTGTATTCCTGGTTACTTATTCCTCGAGAAATCGGACATTAAAAGGGTGCAAATACTGTGGAGAAATTATAAGTTACCAAGTCAAAAAGCGAATGAGAATCTATTGTTGCGATTTTTTTGGTTACTACTTCTTACCCGAACTAACTTTAcataataaaaaagcaTGAAGCGCATATTCAGGGACTCAAAAATCCCAAACTGGCACTTCTGTATATACCGATGAGCATACTTTGATTGTAAAAAACAACATTAAAAAGAACTGCAAACCTGAACCAAGAATACTTAATTTCAAAACCGAGAAATGAGGTACAACTTGTAGAAGTTCACTTAAACTTATTGAGCATACAATCTCAACAAAACTAACTGCAAAGTTTGTTGCTATAGTCATATAGTAATACTAGCAGGAAGCCATtaatcaaaaagaaactcCATATAAAACGtaataaatattatgaATAATAGTACAATATAAGAACaaagacgaagaaaataCATTATAACTGAAGTGCCaatattagaaaaaaaaaaggtggAATATCCTAGTGgaaaaatatcatctatGCGGTGAAAGAATTAAATAGATACTATGGATTGTTTCGATCTATCCTTTTATCTGCTGcttgcctttttttttcattctccTTCTTCAGTCTTTTTCCATAGGCGAGTCCACAGGGACTACAAAGTTCCCTGTTTTGGTCGGGTCCACTACGCCATTGAATTGTCCAAGTGTCTTTACATTTAGAGCATTCCTTTATCTCACCATTTGGGAGGATTGTTTGtctcttttctcttttagGACGACTAGTAGTCTTTTTGCTGTATTTCTTCGTAATACTGGCAGACCGACTAGTTCCTTGTGCACAACTATGGTAGCCTTCAAGATTGTTTGCTTCTTGGCTAGTCGTACGTCTCTCGGAATTGCATGCACTAGTTACACGATTCTTTGAGGGTGTAATTTCGTTCAAAGAGCTGGTTTTGTTCTTAACAATATTTCTTGTAAGATCTCTTAGTTGTTCGGCattctcaatttttttttcaacatcaACAGCCCTTATTTGAGAAAAGGATACTTCAATAAATGAGCAACTTGCATAAACTCTTCCGCGTTCCTTATATGCCTTCTTTTTATCGTTTGACTTCCAGTCATCAATTTCTCTATTTAATAATAACGTTTTCTCCATATCTGACTTTTTAACTACTCTAGTTAAGAAGGAACTTCCAGAGTTGTCATAATTATTATATCGCATACTAGCAATAGTAAATGTCTGGTTATTTACCTAGCAACCTCTTAACAAAGCGATAACAATGAAACAGCAATATAAGTCTATTTAATTGACAACATCATTGATAAAAGTTTGAACAAGCGTCTAAAAGTCGAAGAAGTtcatttcaaagttttgtGTATCGAGCTTGATGATACTTATTTAGGGATCCGCTCTAGTTTACTGTGATACAACTGAAAAACATTACAAAGCTATCGCGCCTGCATTCTCATATTAGTGGCGTATGTTTGTGTCACATTCGATACTTCTACATAATACAATGACTGAACCCTTACCGCTGGCACAGGAATACCGCGCCGCGAAAGCAGGGTCTAGGAGAAACAATAGAATTCTTGGCGATGAGAGAGGGGAAGGctttaataaaaaaaaatagcgCTTATCCGATTCTGTTGGAATAAGTGGCTATCAATATTTACATGTTGATATGGTAGTAAGGATATAAATGCTTATATTGAATATTTGGAATAAGCATCAACTATCACTTATTGAAAAGGACtcgaacaaaaaaatatgaaatgTCGAAAGCCACATCACTGAGAAGTTGTTGGATTGAAGCTCTAAAATGTCATCTTTTAGTAGTATTCGtgttactagtatattatcacaTGCGGTGTAAAAAGATGACGTAaagattgagaaacagTCATCAACTGTtatggaagctgaaatgcaaatattgataatgtaataggataatgaaacgtataaaatgaaaaagaataataaaatattattatgtagaaataccgattccattttgagaattcctatatccttgagaagaacttctagtatattctgtatacataatattactgcctttatcaacaatggaatgccaaaaattatcaaaatatcacccaatattcaattttattGTTGTGAAGACATCAAGCCCTAGATATATATCATAGTAGGATAAAATAGTAGAATAAAACTATTCATATATCTACGTGAAAGCATCAGAGATTGTAATGTTGAGCGCCGTGGCGCAGTGGAAGCGCGCAGGGCTCATAACCCTGATGTCCTCGGATCGAAACCGAGCGGCGctattaaattttttgaactgtccattaataataatggaaCTGACGTCGTCAATTACCGGTAGCTTTTTTGCCCACATTTTTAATCATCTTTTAAGTATTTGAGTATTTGTTGTTCACTAGAGTTTTACTAATTAAGGTTctgagaaaataaagatatgCATTTAGAAAAGTCGGTTCTACACCgcaaatttctttattacaGAAACATTTTATACAAAGAGGATACATAGttattggaaagaaaatcaatTATCTTTTTGTTGGGTAGTATGAATATTACTTGTACATTATCATATACAATATAAAAAGATGTCATAGAGTTGtgaaatatttattatatttaataaaagctGAAGCGCAATGATTGAAAACGTTTTAGGATGATTAATGATAAAGTACAAAATGAGgagaagaaataataataacataaAGTGGAAATACCGGTTATCTTTTAAGGATATTATAACCTGGAGGAAAACTTCCTGGGTTCTCTGTATATTCAACACTTTTCCGTTATCAAAAATAGAATCCCAACAGTATCCCCATTTTCGTCAATATCTCCATAACGACAAGGTCTTCTAGATACCATATAATGACAATAACCAAGCCCACCATTTAGGTGGATTTTTTGTGTggttttgaaattaaaacATTTTTAGAGGAAAATTGTGATCACAGAATTTCACATTCCCAGTTActttaataatattcataGTTAGAGATGAAGAGGTACTATTAATATGAAGGTTAAGTATGAATCTTCTCATGCTTCTATAAGCGAGGGATATAAAACATCGCCAACTGTTTCATCTTatttattatcaatattatGTGTGTTTGGAGCTTACTATACAGTTAATGTGATAATTAATATAACTCTTGTATAACTACCATATCAATGTTCAATTAATAGATCTTAAATCGGTTTCATTACTACCTGAACTGCATGTATGAAATTTCCTTCCACATTAGGCACATTCACATGTAATACGAGATGTACATCTATATGTGATATTAGCATTTACACAGCAATCCTATATCACTATTAATGGCCACTTGTTCCAAAAAGTATATATTATGAAGcgtattattattttatacTCAGATAGCTGGTGCGATACGTTCGCAGATTTTGAGCGCAATGCAATGAGTATGACGGAAAGGTTCACTCATAATTTCAATAACTCAAGttgtttgaatttaaaataCATTCCCCGTTAGATAAGCTATAAACATTGTTACTTGCGCTTGCGGCACATGTAATgtagtttctttctttttccaagaaaaaagaaagcccTGTAGGGGGCTCGAACCCCTAACCTTATGATTAAGAGTCATACGCGCTACCGATTGCGCCAACAAGGCTCTTTaattatgaaaaattacGTTTAATAAGTGacttaaaaatataaatactGTTACTAAAATGTGAACTAAAACCtcaatattattttctgaTCACTTGATGAATAGCTGGTAATTGTtggattccattgttggtAAAGGCTATAATTTTACGTATATAgaattgttggaataaaaatccactatcgtctatcaactatagttatattatcaatatattatcatatacggtgttaagatgatgacataagttatgagaagctgtcatcgaagttagaggaagctgaagtgcaaggattgataatgtaataggataatgaaacatataaaacggaatgaggaataatcgtaatattagtatgtagaaatatagattccattttgaggattcctatatcctcgagga
The nucleotide sequence above comes from Saccharomyces cerevisiae S288C chromosome III, complete sequence. Encoded proteins:
- the POL4 gene encoding DNA-directed DNA polymerase IV (DNA polymerase IV; undergoes pair-wise interactions with Dnl4p-Lif1p and Rad27p to mediate repair of DNA double-strand breaks by non-homologous end joining (NHEJ); homologous to mammalian DNA polymerase beta), with translation MSLKGKFFAFLPNPNTSSNKFFKSILEKKGATIVSSIQNCLQSSRKEVVILIEDSFVDSDMHLTQKDIFQREAGLNDVDEFLGKIEQSGIQCVKTSCITKWVQNDKFAFQKDDLIKFQPSIIVISDNADDGQSSTDKESEISTDVESERNDDSNNKDMIQASKPLKRLLQGDKGRASLVTDKTKYKNNELIIGALKRLTKKYEIEGEKFRARSYRLAKQSMENCDFNVRSGEEAHTKLRNIGPSIAKKIQVILDTGVLPGLNDSVGLEDKLKYFKNCYGIGSEIAKRWNLLNFESFCVAAKKDPEEFVSDWTILFGWSYYDDWLCKMSRNECFTHLKKVQKALRGIDPECQVELQGSYNRGYSKCGDIDLLFFKPFCNDTTELAKIMETLCIKLYKDGYIHCFLQLTPNLEKLFLKRIVERFRTAKIVGYGERKRWYSSEIIKKFFMGVKLSPRELEELKEMKNDEGTLLIEEEEEEETKLKPIDQYMSLNAKDGNYCRRLDFFCCKWDELGAGRIHYTGSKEYNRWIRILAAQKGFKLTQHGLFRNNILLESFNERRIFELLNLKYAEPEHRNIEWEKKTA
- the CTO1 gene encoding Cto1p (Protein required for cold tolerance; involved in phosphate uptake; YCR015C is not an essential gene), translated to MKTIIISDFDETITRVDTICTIAKLPYLLNPRLKPEWGHFTKTYMDGYHKYKYNGTRSLPLLSSGVPTIISQSNFNKLFADELKYQNHNRVVELNSVNEITKQQIFKSISLDQMKTFARDQNHEDCLLRDGFKTFCSSVVKNFESDFYVLSINWSKEFIHEVIGDRRLKNSHIFCNDLKKVSDKCSQSYNGEFDCRLLTGSDKVKILGEILDKIDSGCNKEGNSCSYWYIGDSETDLLSILHPSTNGVLLINPQENPSKFIKITEKIIGIPKDKISSFEADNGPAWLQFCEKEGGKGAYLVKSWDSLKDLIMQVTKM
- the PGK1 gene encoding phosphoglycerate kinase (3-phosphoglycerate kinase; catalyzes transfer of high-energy phosphoryl groups from the acyl phosphate of 1,3-bisphosphoglycerate to ADP to produce ATP; key enzyme in glycolysis and gluconeogenesis), encoding MSLSSKLSVQDLDLKDKRVFIRVDFNVPLDGKKITSNQRIVAALPTIKYVLEHHPRYVVLASHLGRPNGERNEKYSLAPVAKELQSLLGKDVTFLNDCVGPEVEAAVKASAPGSVILLENLRYHIEEEGSRKVDGQKVKASKEDVQKFRHELSSLADVYINDAFGTAHRAHSSMVGFDLPQRAAGFLLEKELKYFGKALENPTRPFLAILGGAKVADKIQLIDNLLDKVDSIIIGGGMAFTFKKVLENTEIGDSIFDKAGAEIVPKLMEKAKAKGVEVVLPVDFIIADAFSADANTKTVTDKEGIPAGWQGLDNGPESRKLFAATVAKAKTIVWNGPPGVFEFEKFAAGTKALLDEVVKSSAAGNTVIIGGGDTATVAKKYGVTDKISHVSTGGGASLELLEGKELPGVAFLSEKK